Proteins encoded in a region of the Streptomyces sp. PCS3-D2 genome:
- the secD gene encoding protein translocase subunit SecD, whose product MAAPKKGRRPTGAQGRPGRALAIILIAMVALTAGMFLSDQTTPRLGIDLAGGTSITLKAKSEPGKENAVNETNMNTAVGIIERRVNGLGVSEAEVQTQGRDHIIVNIPKGMNEKQAREQVGTTAQLYFRPVIAFADGAPAAPEGAQSPSPSASGSGAPEAQDGNKTSPSATPSSSATSQGRALSEGLKAPNAPTPTPSASESKKADDKADPSPSASAPAADPAAADLQARFAALDCTNEEQRANVGKGVKPTDPTLACGQRGDQWGKWILGPAAVEGKDVKSARGEIDPQSGQWIVTMNFNDHGADAFAKVTGELAAKQMPQNQFAIVLDGDVISDPSVSTAITGGNAQISGGFNQQSAQDLGNMLSYGALPLSFQEDSVTTVTAALGGEQLRAGLIAGAIGLLLVVVYLLVYYRGLAFIAIISLLVSAILTYTIMALLGKGIGFALNLPAVCGAIVAIGITADSFIVYFERIRDEIREGRTLRPAVERAWPRARRTILVSDFVSFLAAAVLFIVTVGKVQGFAFTLGLTTLLDVVVVFLFTKPVMTLLARTKFFSSGHPWSGLDPRRLGAKPPLRSSRRTAAPAPVEAKEA is encoded by the coding sequence GTGGCAGCACCGAAGAAGGGCCGGCGGCCCACGGGGGCTCAGGGGAGGCCGGGGCGCGCCCTGGCGATCATCCTGATCGCGATGGTGGCGCTCACCGCGGGGATGTTCCTCTCCGATCAGACGACTCCCCGGCTGGGCATCGACCTCGCCGGCGGCACGAGCATCACGCTCAAGGCCAAGAGCGAGCCCGGCAAAGAGAACGCCGTCAACGAGACCAACATGAACACGGCGGTCGGCATCATCGAGCGCCGCGTCAACGGCCTCGGCGTCTCCGAGGCCGAGGTCCAGACGCAGGGCCGCGACCACATCATCGTGAACATCCCCAAGGGGATGAACGAGAAGCAGGCGCGCGAGCAGGTCGGTACCACCGCCCAGCTCTACTTCCGCCCGGTCATCGCGTTCGCGGACGGCGCCCCCGCCGCTCCCGAGGGCGCCCAGAGCCCGAGCCCCTCCGCGAGCGGCTCCGGTGCCCCCGAGGCCCAGGACGGGAACAAGACCAGCCCGTCCGCCACCCCGTCGTCCAGCGCCACTTCCCAGGGCCGCGCGCTCAGCGAGGGCCTCAAGGCCCCGAACGCGCCCACTCCCACGCCGTCGGCGAGCGAGTCGAAGAAGGCAGACGACAAGGCGGATCCGTCGCCGTCCGCGAGTGCTCCCGCAGCCGACCCGGCCGCCGCGGACCTGCAGGCCCGGTTCGCCGCGCTCGACTGCACGAACGAAGAGCAGCGCGCGAACGTCGGCAAGGGCGTCAAGCCCACCGACCCGACGCTCGCCTGCGGTCAGCGCGGCGACCAGTGGGGCAAGTGGATCCTGGGCCCGGCCGCGGTCGAGGGCAAGGACGTCAAGAGCGCCCGGGGCGAGATCGACCCGCAGTCGGGCCAGTGGATCGTCACGATGAACTTCAACGACCACGGCGCCGACGCCTTCGCGAAGGTCACCGGCGAGCTGGCGGCCAAGCAGATGCCGCAGAACCAGTTCGCGATCGTCCTCGACGGCGACGTCATCTCCGACCCGTCGGTCAGCACCGCGATCACCGGCGGCAACGCACAGATCTCCGGTGGCTTCAACCAGCAGTCCGCGCAGGACCTGGGCAACATGCTCTCGTACGGCGCCCTGCCGCTGTCCTTCCAGGAGGACAGCGTCACCACCGTCACCGCCGCGCTCGGCGGCGAGCAGCTGCGCGCCGGTCTGATCGCCGGTGCGATCGGCCTCCTCCTCGTGGTGGTGTACCTGCTGGTCTACTACCGCGGTCTGGCCTTCATCGCGATCATCAGCCTCCTGGTCTCCGCGATCCTGACCTACACGATCATGGCGCTGCTGGGCAAGGGCATCGGCTTCGCCCTGAACCTGCCGGCCGTGTGTGGTGCGATCGTGGCCATCGGCATCACCGCGGACTCGTTCATCGTGTACTTCGAGCGCATCCGTGACGAGATCCGCGAGGGCCGCACCCTGCGTCCGGCCGTCGAGCGCGCCTGGCCGCGTGCCCGCCGTACGATCCTGGTCTCCGACTTCGTGTCGTTCCTCGCCGCCGCGGTGCTGTTCATCGTCACCGTCGGCAAGGTGCAGGGCTTCGCCTTCACGCTGGGTCTGACCACCCTGCTCGACGTGGTCGTGGTGTTCCTCTTCACCAAGCCCGTCATGACGCTCCTGGCGCGCACGAAGTTCTTCTCCAGCGGTCACCCGTGGTCCGGGCTGGACCCGAGGCGGCTGGGCGCCAAGCCCCCGCTGCGCAGCTCCCGGCGCACCGCCGCACCCGCCCCCGTCGAAGCAAAGGAGGCGTGA